The DNA region ACCCGAAAGCTCTCCGTGACAATGATCCGTCGTCTGATGACCTTGGGTATTCCAGCAGATGTTTTGATCGGTCAAGAACCACCCGCGCATGCCTGATGCGCTTCCCGCCGCGTGTACCGCATAGTCTGTTGCCCCGTAGTTCCGTACACCGTCCTGTCGCTAGCTAGCCCCTACGGGTGCCCAGATTCTGCTGTCTGTGGACACCCTGGGGTAAGCGTCCGGGCACCCCACCCTGATCTACCGCTGGAAGTCGCAGAGGTGGAGTGACCCCTACGTTTTGGAGCCGCAGCAAGCTTCGTCGCCACCGGCCTGGATTGGAGGGCACGGCACCGAACCGAACGAGCAGAACACACAACAATGGCCCGGTTTTGGGCGCAAGACCGTGTGGCAACTTTCGCACTCGTAGAACCATTGGCACGCGTCCGTCGGCATTGTTTCGTTCTTGGCATGCCCACACTCAGGGCACGTCAGAACAGAGTCCAAGATCAAATCCATTACGGCTTTGCCGGGGCAACAGATGACGGGAATCCAGCTTCCGTGGTGGCCTTGGTCAGCACGTCCACCTTGACCTTGGTGTCATCAAAGACCACCGTGGTCTCTCGTTTGGCCAGGTTGGATTTGACGCCAATGACTCCGTCGATCTGGGTCAGTGCCTTCTTCACCGTGATGGGGCAAGTGGCACAACTCATGCCGGGCACCGACAGAGTGACGCTTTGTTGGGCAGCCCAGCCGGGCGTCAGCAGCAAGAGTGCTGCAGTGGTCATGATCAACCGCTTCATGTCGGAGCCTTTCATCAGTAGAACCAGTGGGCGAACAGGGGGAACACCAGCGCGGCCACCAGCAACAGGGTCACCAGGGCAAACAGCACCTTGTAGGAGAGGCTGACCATCGGCCGCTGACATACCTGTCCCGCTTCACAGGCCACAACCGGGCGCCATATCCGGCGCGCCGCAAAGATCAAGGCGATAGTGGCTGCACCAATGAACAGTGGTTGGTACGGCTCCAGCAGCGTCAACGTGCTGATCCATGCTCCAGAGATGCCCAGCATGATCAGCACCAGAGGGCCAAGGCAGCAGGCGGACGCAAGGAGCGCGGACAGGCCACCCGCGATCAAGGCCTTTC from Diaphorobacter sp. HDW4A includes:
- a CDS encoding GDCCVxC domain-containing (seleno)protein translates to MDLILDSVLTCPECGHAKNETMPTDACQWFYECESCHTVLRPKPGHCCVFCSFGSVPCPPIQAGGDEACCGSKT
- the merP gene encoding mercury resistance system periplasmic binding protein MerP, with the translated sequence MKRLIMTTAALLLLTPGWAAQQSVTLSVPGMSCATCPITVKKALTQIDGVIGVKSNLAKRETTVVFDDTKVKVDVLTKATTEAGFPSSVAPAKP
- the merT gene encoding mercuric ion transporter MerT translates to MSTKSTDISARATGGGKALIAGGLSALLASACCLGPLVLIMLGISGAWISTLTLLEPYQPLFIGAATIALIFAARRIWRPVVACEAGQVCQRPMVSLSYKVLFALVTLLLVAALVFPLFAHWFY